The following coding sequences are from one Paenibacillus sp. FSL R5-0912 window:
- a CDS encoding HAD family hydrolase yields MKYLTQQVIFDLDDTLVHCNKYFDLILGRYFELMSDWFSDYGPTMSEFRTKQVEIDVETVSTSGLASDNFPKSLIATYRYFAAKFNRKTDPFEEQQLMKLGLSVYDQEVEAYPGMVETLDTLKQDGHSLYLYTGGDDTIQQRKIAQMKLDAYFDDRIYIRQHKNVEALENILTTYNFDRNITWMIGNSLRTDVLPALTAGINSIYLKQQNEWLYNLIELQREMQQSVMTISAIHEVPPVIRSAALRKHHG; encoded by the coding sequence ATGAAATATTTGACACAACAAGTAATCTTCGATCTGGACGACACCCTGGTGCACTGCAACAAATATTTCGACCTCATTCTAGGCCGGTATTTCGAGCTTATGTCGGACTGGTTCAGTGATTACGGACCGACCATGAGCGAGTTCCGCACCAAGCAGGTAGAAATCGACGTAGAAACAGTCAGCACCAGCGGACTGGCCAGCGATAATTTCCCGAAATCTCTGATTGCCACATACCGTTATTTCGCCGCCAAATTTAACCGCAAAACCGATCCGTTCGAGGAGCAGCAGCTGATGAAGCTCGGCCTGAGCGTATATGATCAGGAGGTTGAAGCCTACCCGGGTATGGTGGAAACCCTCGATACCTTGAAGCAGGATGGTCATTCCCTATACCTCTACACTGGCGGAGATGATACCATTCAGCAGCGCAAAATCGCCCAAATGAAGCTGGATGCCTACTTCGATGACCGGATCTACATTCGCCAGCACAAGAATGTGGAGGCGCTTGAGAATATCCTGACTACTTACAATTTCGACCGCAACATAACCTGGATGATCGGCAACTCCCTGCGGACGGACGTGCTTCCCGCGCTGACTGCCGGCATCAACAGCATCTATCTGAAGCAGCAGAATGAGTGGCTCTACAACCTGATTGAGCTTCAGCGTGAAATGCAGCAGTCGGTCATGACCATTTCAGCAATTCATGAGGTACCGCCGGTGATCCGTTCAGCTGCCCTGCGCAAGCATCACGGCTAA
- a CDS encoding DsbA family protein, with protein MNKPMKSKKSKNPKNSTGNKRLLPMLLAIIVVLLVVVLFFITTGSKSSGSAELEGLPNYTDVKGTIVVDGLKYEKQPHLGKEDAKVKVIEFADFKCPACKKWTATYLDTFIKDYVDTGKVQFYFMNFAFIDRDSYLAASAGEAIYKQSNEKFWEYVHKLYANQGDESKIWATQKFILKFVKDNIEGIDYGQFEQDVKNHTYMFDVKEDFKIAGAYGVNGTPKFMVNGVLLPDSSYEGLSAAIDSALQEAK; from the coding sequence ATGAACAAACCTATGAAATCTAAGAAATCTAAGAATCCCAAGAATTCCACGGGTAACAAACGTCTGCTCCCCATGTTGCTTGCAATCATTGTCGTTCTTCTGGTGGTTGTCCTGTTCTTCATCACTACAGGCAGCAAGTCATCCGGTTCAGCCGAACTCGAGGGCCTGCCCAATTACACAGATGTGAAGGGAACAATCGTTGTTGACGGGCTGAAATATGAGAAACAGCCTCATCTGGGCAAGGAAGATGCTAAGGTGAAGGTCATTGAGTTTGCCGATTTCAAATGTCCAGCCTGCAAAAAATGGACCGCCACCTATCTGGATACGTTCATCAAGGATTACGTGGATACCGGAAAAGTACAGTTCTACTTCATGAACTTTGCCTTTATTGACCGGGACTCTTATCTTGCCGCCAGTGCAGGTGAAGCCATATACAAGCAGAGCAACGAGAAGTTCTGGGAATATGTCCACAAGCTCTATGCCAATCAGGGGGATGAGAGCAAGATCTGGGCTACGCAGAAGTTCATCCTGAAATTCGTTAAGGATAACATCGAAGGCATCGATTACGGACAGTTCGAGCAGGACGTCAAGAACCATACGTATATGTTCGATGTAAAAGAAGACTTCAAGATCGCCGGCGCTTACGGTGTAAACGGCACGCCTAAGTTCATGGTGAACGGCGTTCTGCTGCCGGACTCCTCTTATGAAGGCTTAAGCGCTGCAATTGACAGCGCACTGCAAGAAGCTAAGTAA